AGGCCTGCGCGTACTGTTGATGACCGGATACGCGGAAAGCGCGGCGCGCGGCCAGGGCTTTCTTGAACAGGGGCTGGAGCTGATCGTCAAACCCTTCCAGCTCGACAAGCTGTCCGAACGCGTGCAAGGCATGCTGGACAGTGCGCCGGGCAGGCCGGGGCAGCAGGCCCGGCCCTGACCTGAGACGGCCTAATGGCGGCGGCGCAATTCCGCGGGCGGCATGCGCAATTGCCCGCGGTACTTCGAGACCGTTCGCCGCGCCAGCAGGATGCCGTTGGCCGCCAGTTGCTGGGTCAAGGCCACATCCGACAGCGGCATCGCCGGGTCCTCGGCCTCGACCATTTCCTTGATCAGGGCCCGCACGGCCGTGGCGGAGCAGGACCCGCCAGTGTCGGTGGCCAGTTCGCGGGAAAAGAAGTGACGGAATTCGAACACCCCGCGCGGCGTCACCATGTACTTGCCGACAGTGGCGCGCGACACCGTGGATTCGTGCATGTCCAGGTCATCGGCGACCTCGCGCAGCATCAAGGGCCGCAAGGCCACGTCGCCATATTCGAAAAAGGTCTGCTGGCGCTTGACGATGGCTTCGGCCACGCGCTGGATCGTGATGTAGCGCTGTTCGACGTTGCGCACCAGCCAGCGGGCTTCCTGCAGCTCCTGGGCCATGGGGCTGCGATCGTCCAGGCGGGCGCGCCGGAACAGTTCGGCATAGGTCTGGTGCAGCCTCGCCTGGGGCATGGCGTTGCGGTTGGGCAGCACGCGCCAGCGCGATTGCCATTTGTCGACGAACACGTCGGGCACGACGTAGACGGGCGCTTCGGCGCTGTAGCGGCCTCCCGGTTTCGGGTCCAGGCTGCGGATCAGCGCGCAAGCCTCGCGCAAGGCGTCTTCAGAACAGCCCAGCTGCTGGCGCAGGCCGGCGCAGTCGTTGCGGGCCAGCCGCTCGAGCTGCTCGGCCACGATGCGCATGGACAGGGCGCGTAGCGCGTCGCCGATGCCGGTCGCTGCCGCCAATTGCAGCAACAGGCATTCGGCCAGGTCGCGCGCAGCCAGTCCAGGCGCATCCAGCTGTTGGACCAGGCGCAGCGCGGTCATCCATTCGCCTTCGTCGGGGACGGCTTCGGCGCCGCGGCGTGCATCGCCCCACAGGCTGGCGAGCGGCACCCGCAGGTAGCCGTCGTCATCCAGTGCATCGATGATGTACTCCGCCAACAGCCGGTCGCGCGGCGCCAACTGATAGTTGCCCAGCTCCAGCGACAGCCGTTGGCTCATGGACAGCGTGGACGCGGCCCATAGGCCCTGGTCACGCTCGGGGCCGTCGCCCTGGCCGCGTGTCGGATAATCGCCGGAGTAGGCCGGCGCGTCCGGCAGCGGCGGTTCTTCCTGCGGGACGGGTTCCGGCGGAGCCGGATCGGCGCCGTCCGCCAAAGGAGGAAAGACCGCAACGGCGGGGCCTGCTTCGGCCTCCTGCTCATCGGCGTCTTCCAGGAAGGGATTGCTGGCCAGGGCCTGCTCGACCGCGGTGGTGAACTCCAGGGCGGTCATCTGCAGCAGCTTGACGGATTGCTGCAGGCGGGGCGCCAGCGTCATCTGCTGACGCAGGCGCAATTCTTGCGAGGGGTAGACCAATCGAGTCTCCTGGACAGCGGCTGCCGACGGGCAGCTCATCCTGAAACTCAAGCAAAGACCATGCCAGGTGCCCCAGCGGGCGGGGGGCGGCCGGCGCGCGTGCGGCGCCGGCCCAGTATTACAAGGAAGCGGTAAGAAATGCTCTCCCGCGCGGTCCGGATGCTCACGTGCCGGCGGGATCCCGCTAGTCCTTCTCGTAGTCGTCGAGCCGGTTGTAGAGCGTCTTCAGACTCAAGCCCAGAGTCTCGGCGGCGCTGCGCTTGTCGCCCGCGTGATGGGCCAGCGTCGCCAGGATGAATGCGCGCTGTGCCTGGCCCAGCGACATGCCGATGGGCAGCGTCAACGCGCCGTCGCGCAGCATGGCATGCCGCCCGCCGCGGTTCCGCGGCAACAGCTCGTCCTCGAGCTCGCCGTCGGCCAGGATGAACGCGCGCTGCACGGCGTTGCGCAGCTCGCGGACATTGCCTGGCCAATCATGCAGGGAGATCGCATCCAGCATCTGCGCAGAGAAGGTCTTCTGCGTACCGTTGGCGGTGTTCAGGGTATTCAGGAACCAGTGCGCCAGCACCAGCGCATCGTCGCCGCGCTCGCGCAACGGCGGCACGCGCAACGGAATCACCAGCAGCCGGTGCAGGAAGTCCTGGCGCAGGCGGCCTTGCGCGACGGAGGCGAAGGGATCGCGGTTGCTGGCACAGATGATGCGGACATTGGCGCGCAGCAGGTCCGAGCCGCCCACGCGCTGATAAGTGCCGGCCTCCAGCACGCGCAGGAAGTTGACCTGCAGGTCCGGCGGCATTTCGGTCACTTCGTCCAGGAACAGCGTGCCGCCGCTGGCGTACTCGAAGTAGCCGGCGCTCTGTGCCACAGCGCCGGTGAAGCTGCCTTTTTCATGGCCGAACAATTCGGCATGCGCCAGGCTGCCGCTGATGGCGCCGCAGTTCACGGCCACAAAGGGCTGTTCCCGGCGTTCGCTGGCGTCGTGGATGGCGCGCGCCACGATTTCCTTGCCCGTGCCGCTTTCGCCCACGATGAAGACGCTGGCGTCGGTGGCCGCAGCCAACTGCAGTTGGACGCCGAGCTTTTGCATCACGGGCGACAGGCCCGACGCGTCGGTCAGTACGTCCGGGGACGCCTGCGCCGGCGCGCGCGCGGCGTTCGGGGTGCGATTCGGCATGCTGATTCCTGGGTCCTGCACGGACCGTGAACGTCACAACCCATGCTAGTGAACTGGACCAGGGCAGGATGCGACGATTTGCAAGTATTCGAAAATCTTGGTGGAAAGTATCGAACATTTACCCCCGGCCCACCTGTAGTCGCTATGCTGAAGGACTTACAACAACATCCGCGATACGGAGCAAGCATGCCTCATCTGCTGATCGTTGATGACGACCCCACGATACGCGAAACCCTGGCCGAGATCGGACGCGAAAGCGGTTTTTCCGTGGCCTTGGCAGCGAGCGTCAAGGATGCGCTGATCCAGCTGGAGCGCCATGCGCCCGACTTGGTGTTGACCGACATCCGCCTGCCCGAGGGCAGCGGCATGGAGATCTTCAAGAGCGAGGCCGCCGCCAGCGCGGAGGTCGTCGTGATGACGGGGCACGGCACCGTCGACAACGCGGTGCAGGCCTTGCGACTTGGGGCCACCGATTACCTGGTCAAGCCGATCTGCATGGAGCGCTTGAACGGCATCTTCGCGCGAGTGAATGCGAATTCGGGCAGCGAGCTTTCGGGCGCCCCATTCGAGGAGCCGGGACGCTACGGCAAGATGTACGGCGCGTCGGACTGCATGCAAGAGCTCTATCGGCAGCTCGGCCGCGTGGCCAAGACCAATGTGACGACCTTGCTGATCGGCGAAAGCGGCACGGGCAAGGAACTGGCCGCGCACGCCATCCATGAACTCAGCGCGCGCCGCCAGCGGCCGCTGATCGCGGTGAACTGCGGCGCAATCTCGCCCAACCTGATCGAAAGCGAAATGTTCGGGCACGAGCGCGGCAGCTTTACCGGCGCGGACCGCCAGCACAAGGGCTACTTCGAGCGCGCCGACGGCGGCACCCTGTTCCTGGACGAAGTGACCGAAATGCCGCTTGACCTGCAGGTCAAGCTCTTGCGGGTCCTGGAGACCGGGCAGTTCATGCGCGTGGGCACCAATCGGGAGATCGCCTGCGATATCCGGATCGTCGCCGCGACCAACCGCGATCCCGAGCAAGCAGTGAAGGAAGGCAAACTGCGCGAGGATCTTTATTACCGGCTGAGCGTCTTCCCCATCAAGTTGCCGGCGCTGCGCGAGCGCGGCGACGACATCCTGTTCCTTGCGAATCGCTTCCTGCAAGGCTTGAACCAGGAATCCGGCAAGAGCAAGGAATTCTCGCCGCGCGCGCTGGCCGCGCTGCAGCAGTATGCATGGCCGGGGAATGTGCGCGAACTCAAGAACTACGTGCGCCGCGCCTTCATCATGGCGGACGGCGACACGCTGGAAGTGGACATGCTGACGCCGCGGGTGTCGCCGGCGGGCGAGGGCGGCCAGGTCAGCGTGCCTGTGGGAGAAACCTTGGCGGAAGCGGACCGCCGCCTGATCCTGGCGACGCTGGAGCGCTGCAACGGCGTGAAAAAGCAGGCCGCGGCGGTACTCGGCATCAGCCCCAAGACGCTGTACAACCGGCTCGAGGAGTACGCCGCGGCGGACGCGGAAGGCGCCGCCGCGGCGCCTGGCCGGAAACAGGACCGGCCCTGACTTCATTTGCCGTACCGGGTCTTCAGGTCGGCCATGCACGCGTCCTTGGCGTTGCCGGACATGGCGTCGCACTTCTCCTTGCCAACCTTGTAGTCGGCGTCGTTGCGCACCTTCGCCGCGTCGTGCGAGGCCTCGGCTTTTTCCTTGCCTGCCTTGGCGTCGGCCCGGGCCTTGTCGCGCGTGGCTTCGGCCTGCTGCTGGCAGACGTCCTTCTGGTTGCCTTTCATGCCGTCGCAGTGTTTTTTGTCCAGCTTGTACTGGTCATCGATCTGGGCGTTGCTGCGCACGGGGCCGGCGCTGGTTTGCGCGGTTTGTGCCTGGGCCTGAAACGCCAGGGCGGAAAGGCTCAGGGCGACGGCGGGGAAAACGACTCGGGACAGATTCATGGCTGACTCCTAGGGTGGGGACCCGGCATCGCCCGGGCCTGGCCGCATGTGCAAGCAAGCGGCGTTCCCGGGCCTGGCGGGCACGCCGCTTGCTCCGGCACCTTGCCGCAGGCGCTGCCCATGCGCACGCTGCAAGCATTCATTGAACGACCACGGGAATACGAACATGCAAACCAAGCGCGCAGATCACGAAAAGGCGGACACGGAGCAAGGCAAGGCCAATGCGCCGCGCACGCAAACTGAAGCCGCGCATCGCAGCGGCCAGTTCGGGACGGACAAGCCGGACTTCGGCAAGCCGCCCGCGGCGCCCAAACGCGAGTCGGACAAGAAGCCCAATGACAAGGGCGCCGAGTACGAGGAAGGCGGCCAGTATCCGGGCAAGCGGCCCGGCTCAAAGTAGCCGTTCGCGGCGGTTTCAGTCCGCCGCTTGTTCCGGCTGTTCGTCCGCGTTTACGTTCGTCTCTTGTTCGCCCAGCCGGAACAGCAGCACCACGCTGTATAGCGCGGCCAGTCCGATCAGGCCGTAGACGCCGCGCGTCGCGGCGGCCGACGGCAGCACCTTCGCGAAGACATCCAGGTTCACCGCCGCGATCAGGCCGCAGTTCAGCCCCCCCGCGACCACCGCGATCAACGCCGACCAGTCCAGGAGGGAGAGGCCGCGGGCCTCGGGAGGAACCGGGGGAGGAGCAGGATCTTCTTCCAGTTCGGAAAAATCTTCTTGGTTGCCGGGCATGTCCATGTGGAAGTCCTTACGCAGAATGCGGGTAGGCGGGACTGCGGGCGGACGGCCTCTGAACCTGCCGGACCAGGCCGCTCGCCAGCGCTACAGCAACTGCCATGCCCGAGAGCGGGCACGGCGGTTGCTGGCAGCCAGGGAATGATTCCCGAAGGAGAGCACAATGTCCCTGATCGTTGCCGCCCGTTTCGACACTTTCGACCACGCCGCCGAGGCGGCGCGCAAGCTGTGCGCCGAAGGATTCACCGAAGACGACATCCATACCTTCTACATCAACACGGCGGGTGAACACGCGCGCTTTCCGATAGGCGGCGACCGCGTGGCCGACCCCGACGCCCGGGGCGGCCATTTCGGCGCGGTGGCGGGCGCTTCCGCGCTGGGTCTGGTGTTTGCGCTGCTGGGCGGGTTGATCGCCGCCCGGGTCGGGGCTTCGGTCTTGATCGTCATTGCCGCTGCGGGGGTAGGCGCTTATCTGGGCGCGCTGGCCGGCGCGCTATGGGTGATCGGGCGCGGACGGCGCAGGCATCCGGCGGCGTCCGTCGCCCGTGACGCGCATCCCGCCGTACGCCAGGCGGGCGTGATGCTGGCGCTGCACATATCACCGGACCGCGATGCGTTGGCAAGAACCGTGCTGACGCAGGCTGGCGGCACGGACATCGAGCGCGCACAGGGCCGCTGGTTGAATGGCAAATGGGAAGACTTCGACCCCTTGACGCCGCCGCGGCATGTGGAAGCGTCGACGATGGCGAACTAGGCCGAGGGAGACGGACATGAAAAAGACCTTATGGCTCTGCGGCGTCGTCGCGCTATGCCTGCTGGCCGCGCCCGGCGTGCTGGGCGGGGTGCAGGCGCAGGAGCTGGCGGAGCCGGAAGCGCGCTTCCTGCAGGCGGCGGCGGGCTCAGGCATGTTCGAGGTGGAGGCGGCGGAGCTGGCGAAGAAGCTTGCGGGGGACCGCGACGTAAAAGCATACGCCGCGCGGATGCTGGAGCAGCATGGCGCCATGAACGCCCAGCTGAAGACCCTGGCCGGACGCAAGCAGGTGAAGCTGCCAGCGGAACCGTCCGAACCCGACCGCGACACCCTGCAACAGCTGGGCAACAGGACAGGCCCCGACTTCGACGCGCTCTATATCGAAAAGGCGGCCGTGGACGCGCATACTACCGCCAACCGCCTGTTCGAGACGGCTGCGCGCGAGTCCAAGGATCCGCAGGTGCGCGATTTCGCCGTGCGCGCGCTGCCCATGCTGGCCGAGCATCTGGCAATGGGCCGCAAGCTGCAACGCACGCCGCCCGCCGATGCGGACAAGATCCAGCCGGCAACAAAGGGCGAAGCGCCGGCGGTTTCACCCGCGTCGCGCGAAGCGCCCGCATCGATCGCGCCGGCAAAGTAACGGGCCGCGCAGGCCTCAATCGCCCGCGCTGCCGGTAATGGGCAGGACGATGCCGGTGATGTAGCTGGCGCACACGGGCGAAGCCAGGAAGACATAGGCCGGAGAGATTTCCTCGGGCTGCGCCGGCCGCCCCAAGTCCGTGTGCTTGCCGAATTCCGTGATTTTCTCCGGACTTTGATCCGCAGGATTCAGCGGCGTCCATACGGGTCCCGGCGCCACTGCGTTCACACGCACGCCCTTGGCGGCGAGGTTGGCGGCCAGCGATCGCGTAAAGGCATGGATCGCGCCCTTGGTGGTGGAGTAGTCCAACAGCCTGGCGCTGCCGCGCAGGCCCGTGACCGATCCGGTATTGATGATGGAGGCGCCCGCGCGCAGATGCGGCAGCGCCGCGCGCGCCATCTGGAAGTAGGCGGTGATATTGGTGCGCAGCGTCTTGTCCCACTTTTCGTCGCTGATCTCGGGCAGCGTGTCCGTGTGCTGCTGATAGGCGGCGTTGTTCACCAGGACGTCGAGCTTGCCGTACGCCCGGATCGTCTGTGCCACCGCCTGTTCGCAAAACGCGGGTTCCTGTACGTCGCCTGCGATCAGCAGGCAACGGCGGCCTTCGCTTTCCACGGCGCGCTGGGTGTCTTCAGCGTCCTCTTGCTCGTTGAGATAGACGACCGCTACGTCGGCGCCTTCGCGCGCATACAGCAGGCAGACCGCGCGGCCTATGCCGGAATCGCCGCCTGTCACCAGCGCAACCATGCCCTCGAGCTTGCCGCTGCCCTTGTACTGCGGCGCCTGGTACTGTGGCTTGAGAACCATGTCGGCTTCCTGCCCCGGCTTTTCCAGGTGCTGGGCCGGCATGGGCGGTTTGGGATGCGGGCGGGCGCCGGTGTCGGCTTGATCGGGCTTGCTCATGTGGGCCTCCTGGTGGGCAGGCGCGACAGGCGCCTCCCCATTGCCGAGCAAACGCCATGCCTGGCCCGCCGCGCGCGCCGGGGCTACTGCCGTCCCACCACCACGCCAAAAAGGAAAGCTGCGCCGGCCACCAGGCCGATGGCCTGCCAGGGCCGGGCGTGGATGTACTCCTCGGTGCAGTCTATGGTCTCGCGCATCAGGTCGCCGGCGTGGTCGGAAGCGTCCCGCAAGCTGCGCCGCGTGGCGTGCAGCTGTTCGGACAGGCGCGCCTTGAGCGCCTCAAGATCGGTCGCCGAGGCATCGCTGAGCGTGGCTTCCAGATCGTCGATCCAGGCCTCGGGATGCCGTGCTCGCCTGTGCGCGCCGCGGTTGTCCGGGCCGTTTTCCGGAAAGTCTGAGGGCAGGGGGGTGTTGGTAGAGGCCATCGGTAGCTCCTGGCTGTCGGGCGGGAAATGCGCCTGCGCGGACCGGCCCGGGCGGCCGCGCAGCGGATCGGAAGGTTTCAGGCCTCCAGCATGTCGCGGCAGGCCAGGGTGCAGCTCAGGCACGCGCCTGCGCACACCTGGCAATGCTCTGCCTCGTGCGATGAGCATTCGCGCGCGCACGCATCGCATATCAATGCGCACAAGGTGCAAAGCGCATTGGCGAACTCGCCGTCGCGTGCCAGCATGGCCGCGCAAAGCCGGCAAACCGCGCCGCAATCGGTGCACAGCGCAATGCATCGCCGCATGTGCGCCGGGTTCTCGCGCAGGCAGGCGGACGCGCAAACATCGCAGGCGACGGCGCATTCATAGCAGGCTTGCACACATTGCTCGAAATTTTGGTCTCGCATTGCATCTCCTTGTGTGCGCCCGGTACGCGCAGCAACGGGCATGCCTGGGGGCCGGGCCACATCCGCTTGCAATTTGATGCCGCGCTGCGATGACCGCAGCGGCCTGGAGCCCTAGCATGGGAACTCGTATTCCCTACGGGGGAGCCACTGCAGGAGCCACGCATGAAGCCAGCATCCATACCCGGATCCGCGAAGCCGGCGCAAGCCGGCAAGCGGGCGGAAGACAACGCTAAGATACTGCCGCCGCGCGCTCTCGTCGATGTGCCGCGCAGACCGGATAAACCAGACGCCTCGACCCCGGACGAGGCCGCGCGCGACAAGCGCGTCGTGGCCGACACGCGCACCGAGTCGAACTGGGCGGACGGTTCCGCGCCGCAACCGCGGGCCAAGAACGCGCGCTCATCGATCCTTTGACGCTTGCTTGGCGTTCGCTGCCGCAGCGGCCTCTCCGCCCAGGAAGGCAAGCAGGCGGCGTTCGTCCGCACTCAGTCCACGGGGCCCCCGCGGCGCCGCTGAGCGCGCGGGTAGCGTGCCGTCCAGATAGGCGGCCAGAATGGCCGGATGCACATAGCAGGCGCGACATACGGCTGGCGTATTGGCTAGGCGCCGCGCGACCTGCTTGATCACTTCCACCACCGTCTTCTGCGCCTGGGCGGCGCTCTCGTGCGGGTTCGCCTGAAGGGCGGCATAGGCCATGACGGAGCCTGCCCAGGTACGGTAGTGCTTCGCCGTGAAATCGCCCGCGCCGGCTGCGCGCAGATAGGCGTTGACCGCGCCCGAATCGACGGGATGGCTGCCGCCGTCCTCGTCCAGATACTGGAATAGTTGCTGGCCAGGTATGTCCAGGCAGCGCTTGATGATGCGCGCCACGCGCCGGTCCGCGGCGCTGACGTCGTGGGTCACGCCGCTCTTGCCCTGGAAGCGGAAGCGGAACTTGTCGCCCGTCACGCTGGCGTGCCGCCGCTTGAGCGTGGTCAGGCCATAGGACTTGTTGGTTCGGGCGTACTCGCGCGCGCCGATGCGCACCAGCGTCGTCTCCAGCAAACGTACCAGTACGGCTATCACCTTGTTCTGGGACAACCCGGCGGTACGGAGTTCGCGCTCGACCTGCCGCCGTATGCGCGGGAGCGTCTGGCCG
The sequence above is drawn from the Achromobacter xylosoxidans genome and encodes:
- a CDS encoding RNA polymerase factor sigma-54, yielding MSCPSAAAVQETRLVYPSQELRLRQQMTLAPRLQQSVKLLQMTALEFTTAVEQALASNPFLEDADEQEAEAGPAVAVFPPLADGADPAPPEPVPQEEPPLPDAPAYSGDYPTRGQGDGPERDQGLWAASTLSMSQRLSLELGNYQLAPRDRLLAEYIIDALDDDGYLRVPLASLWGDARRGAEAVPDEGEWMTALRLVQQLDAPGLAARDLAECLLLQLAAATGIGDALRALSMRIVAEQLERLARNDCAGLRQQLGCSEDALREACALIRSLDPKPGGRYSAEAPVYVVPDVFVDKWQSRWRVLPNRNAMPQARLHQTYAELFRRARLDDRSPMAQELQEARWLVRNVEQRYITIQRVAEAIVKRQQTFFEYGDVALRPLMLREVADDLDMHESTVSRATVGKYMVTPRGVFEFRHFFSRELATDTGGSCSATAVRALIKEMVEAEDPAMPLSDVALTQQLAANGILLARRTVSKYRGQLRMPPAELRRRH
- a CDS encoding DUF378 domain-containing protein codes for the protein MDMPGNQEDFSELEEDPAPPPVPPEARGLSLLDWSALIAVVAGGLNCGLIAAVNLDVFAKVLPSAAATRGVYGLIGLAALYSVVLLFRLGEQETNVNADEQPEQAAD
- a CDS encoding sigma-54 interaction domain-containing protein — protein: MQKLGVQLQLAAATDASVFIVGESGTGKEIVARAIHDASERREQPFVAVNCGAISGSLAHAELFGHEKGSFTGAVAQSAGYFEYASGGTLFLDEVTEMPPDLQVNFLRVLEAGTYQRVGGSDLLRANVRIICASNRDPFASVAQGRLRQDFLHRLLVIPLRVPPLRERGDDALVLAHWFLNTLNTANGTQKTFSAQMLDAISLHDWPGNVRELRNAVQRAFILADGELEDELLPRNRGGRHAMLRDGALTLPIGMSLGQAQRAFILATLAHHAGDKRSAAETLGLSLKTLYNRLDDYEKD
- a CDS encoding SDR family oxidoreductase, giving the protein MSKPDQADTGARPHPKPPMPAQHLEKPGQEADMVLKPQYQAPQYKGSGKLEGMVALVTGGDSGIGRAVCLLYAREGADVAVVYLNEQEDAEDTQRAVESEGRRCLLIAGDVQEPAFCEQAVAQTIRAYGKLDVLVNNAAYQQHTDTLPEISDEKWDKTLRTNITAYFQMARAALPHLRAGASIINTGSVTGLRGSARLLDYSTTKGAIHAFTRSLAANLAAKGVRVNAVAPGPVWTPLNPADQSPEKITEFGKHTDLGRPAQPEEISPAYVFLASPVCASYITGIVLPITGSAGD
- a CDS encoding DUF4142 domain-containing protein, which gives rise to MKKTLWLCGVVALCLLAAPGVLGGVQAQELAEPEARFLQAAAGSGMFEVEAAELAKKLAGDRDVKAYAARMLEQHGAMNAQLKTLAGRKQVKLPAEPSEPDRDTLQQLGNRTGPDFDALYIEKAAVDAHTTANRLFETAARESKDPQVRDFAVRALPMLAEHLAMGRKLQRTPPADADKIQPATKGEAPAVSPASREAPASIAPAK
- a CDS encoding sigma-54-dependent transcriptional regulator, which gives rise to MPHLLIVDDDPTIRETLAEIGRESGFSVALAASVKDALIQLERHAPDLVLTDIRLPEGSGMEIFKSEAAASAEVVVMTGHGTVDNAVQALRLGATDYLVKPICMERLNGIFARVNANSGSELSGAPFEEPGRYGKMYGASDCMQELYRQLGRVAKTNVTTLLIGESGTGKELAAHAIHELSARRQRPLIAVNCGAISPNLIESEMFGHERGSFTGADRQHKGYFERADGGTLFLDEVTEMPLDLQVKLLRVLETGQFMRVGTNREIACDIRIVAATNRDPEQAVKEGKLREDLYYRLSVFPIKLPALRERGDDILFLANRFLQGLNQESGKSKEFSPRALAALQQYAWPGNVRELKNYVRRAFIMADGDTLEVDMLTPRVSPAGEGGQVSVPVGETLAEADRRLILATLERCNGVKKQAAAVLGISPKTLYNRLEEYAAADAEGAAAAPGRKQDRP
- a CDS encoding YqjD family protein, which codes for MASTNTPLPSDFPENGPDNRGAHRRARHPEAWIDDLEATLSDASATDLEALKARLSEQLHATRRSLRDASDHAGDLMRETIDCTEEYIHARPWQAIGLVAGAAFLFGVVVGRQ
- a CDS encoding four-helix bundle copper-binding protein, translated to MRDQNFEQCVQACYECAVACDVCASACLRENPAHMRRCIALCTDCGAVCRLCAAMLARDGEFANALCTLCALICDACARECSSHEAEHCQVCAGACLSCTLACRDMLEA
- a CDS encoding DNA topoisomerase IB, which translates into the protein MNPSSRTAPARGGAALVYYDDSQAGYARVRVNGSAFHYLDAQGRRIRSAREIKRIDALAIPPAYEEVWICPTPLGHLQATGRDARGRKQYRYHSDWTAVRDASKYQSLAAFGQTLPRIRRQVERELRTAGLSQNKVIAVLVRLLETTLVRIGAREYARTNKSYGLTTLKRRHASVTGDKFRFRFQGKSGVTHDVSAADRRVARIIKRCLDIPGQQLFQYLDEDGGSHPVDSGAVNAYLRAAGAGDFTAKHYRTWAGSVMAYAALQANPHESAAQAQKTVVEVIKQVARRLANTPAVCRACYVHPAILAAYLDGTLPARSAAPRGPRGLSADERRLLAFLGGEAAAAANAKQASKDR